A genomic segment from Desulfonatronum lacustre DSM 10312 encodes:
- a CDS encoding acyloxyacyl hydrolase, with translation MKTALAVVAIAVLFLGASALTARAESTLEGVGHSPRLGLGLGYGLAYGPGDVKDFALVTGFMLFDYEDIWPHAAPEPLRFKIEASLGGTTEGSSRGLASVGGLALYYLDGLGGSLFRPYGEAGVGVMYSEHKVAGQGSRLNFNPQIGIGVEFPGHNQSRIWASLRLHHLSNAGLHKDNRGVNSLVLMMGYYFD, from the coding sequence ATGAAGACGGCGTTGGCCGTCGTTGCGATTGCCGTCCTGTTTTTGGGGGCCTCCGCGCTCACGGCTCGGGCCGAGTCCACGCTCGAAGGGGTCGGTCATTCTCCTCGTCTGGGTTTGGGCTTGGGATACGGCTTGGCTTATGGCCCTGGAGACGTCAAGGACTTCGCGCTGGTCACCGGGTTCATGCTGTTCGATTACGAGGACATCTGGCCGCATGCGGCGCCCGAGCCCTTGCGTTTTAAAATCGAGGCGAGCCTGGGCGGCACGACGGAAGGCTCTTCGCGAGGGCTGGCCTCGGTGGGCGGGTTGGCCCTCTATTACCTGGACGGTTTGGGCGGTTCCCTATTCCGTCCTTACGGAGAGGCCGGTGTCGGGGTGATGTACTCGGAGCACAAAGTCGCCGGGCAAGGCTCGCGGCTGAATTTCAACCCCCAAATCGGGATCGGCGTCGAATTCCCCGGCCATAACCAATCCCGAATCTGGGCGTCCCTGCGCCTGCACCACCTGTCCAACGCCGGACTGCATAAGGACAATCGAGGCGTGAATTCCCTGGTCTTGATGATGGGGTATTACTTCGATTGA
- the pstB gene encoding phosphate ABC transporter ATP-binding protein PstB, with protein MDFRKETFSLEVENLQLYYGKDQALKDISMKIPTRRVTAFIGPSGCGKSTLLRCFNRMNDLIDICRIEGSIKLDGENIYDRTVDVAELRRRVGMVFQKPNPFPKSIYENVAYGLRLQGVNDRKKLDQVVEYALRGAALWDEVKDRLHENAFGLSGGQQQRLVIARAVAIEPEVILLDEPCSALDPISTAKVEDLIFKLKEKYTIIIVTHNMQQAARVSDYTAYMYLGNLVEYMDTITLFTQPKQRATEDYITGRFG; from the coding sequence ATGGATTTCAGAAAGGAAACGTTTTCCCTGGAAGTGGAGAACCTTCAGCTTTACTACGGCAAGGACCAAGCCCTGAAGGACATCTCCATGAAGATCCCCACCCGGCGGGTCACGGCCTTCATCGGTCCCAGCGGCTGCGGCAAGTCCACCTTGCTGCGCTGCTTCAACCGGATGAACGACCTGATCGATATCTGTCGCATCGAGGGCAGCATCAAGCTGGACGGCGAGAATATCTACGATCGGACCGTGGACGTGGCCGAACTGCGTCGGCGGGTGGGCATGGTCTTCCAGAAGCCCAATCCTTTTCCCAAGTCCATCTACGAGAACGTGGCCTACGGTCTGCGGCTGCAAGGGGTCAACGACAGGAAAAAACTGGACCAGGTGGTGGAATACGCCCTGCGCGGCGCGGCCCTGTGGGACGAGGTCAAGGATCGGCTGCACGAAAACGCCTTCGGCCTGTCCGGCGGGCAGCAGCAGCGCCTGGTCATCGCCCGGGCCGTGGCCATTGAGCCGGAAGTGATTCTTCTGGACGAGCCCTGCTCGGCCCTGGACCCCATTTCCACGGCCAAGGTCGAGGATCTGATCTTTAAGCTTAAGGAAAAATACACGATCATCATCGTCACCCACAACATGCAGCAGGCCGCCCGGGTTTCGGACTATACGGCCTACATGTACCTGGGCAACCTGGTGGAATACATGGACACCATCACCCTCTTCACCCAGCCCAAGCAACGGGCCACCGAGGATTATATCACCGGTCGGTTTGGATAA
- a CDS encoding PstS family phosphate ABC transporter substrate-binding protein, giving the protein MRKILATIMLFGMLTAGNVSAQTGVDPALPEYTPVSGISGNLSSMGSDTLNNLMTLWAEAFQGYYPNVNIQIQGAGSSTAPPALIEATANFGPMSREMRATEIEQFEQRYGYQPVKVTTAVDTIAVYLNKDNPLDCLSIPEIDAIFSATRRCGHGEDVTRWGQVGLTGAWANRDFTIYSRNAVSGTYGFFKDVALCGGDYKPTINEQPGSASVVQGVTESINGIGYSGIGYITSGVKAASINMGGTCYEPNAENAASGNYPLARGLFLYVNKNPTEPLAPVEREFLRLVLSKQGQEVVVRDGYIPLPETVAAQVRAQIGL; this is encoded by the coding sequence ATGCGGAAGATTTTAGCAACTATCATGCTTTTTGGAATGCTGACCGCGGGCAATGTGTCGGCTCAAACCGGAGTTGACCCGGCCCTGCCCGAGTACACCCCGGTTTCCGGTATTTCCGGCAATCTGTCCAGCATGGGCTCGGACACTCTGAACAACCTGATGACCCTCTGGGCTGAAGCTTTCCAGGGCTACTACCCCAATGTGAACATCCAGATCCAGGGTGCCGGTTCGTCCACCGCCCCGCCGGCCCTGATCGAAGCCACGGCTAATTTCGGGCCCATGAGCCGGGAAATGCGGGCCACGGAAATCGAGCAGTTCGAACAGCGCTACGGTTACCAGCCCGTCAAGGTGACCACGGCCGTGGACACCATCGCCGTGTATCTGAACAAGGACAACCCCCTGGACTGCCTGTCCATCCCCGAGATTGACGCCATCTTCTCCGCCACCCGTCGCTGCGGTCACGGCGAAGACGTCACCCGTTGGGGGCAGGTCGGCCTGACCGGCGCCTGGGCCAATCGCGACTTCACCATCTACAGCCGTAACGCCGTGTCCGGCACCTACGGCTTCTTCAAGGACGTGGCCTTGTGCGGCGGCGACTACAAGCCGACCATCAACGAGCAACCCGGCTCCGCCTCCGTGGTCCAGGGCGTGACCGAGTCCATCAACGGTATCGGCTATTCCGGTATCGGCTACATCACCTCCGGGGTGAAGGCCGCGTCCATCAACATGGGCGGAACCTGTTACGAACCCAACGCGGAAAACGCCGCCTCCGGCAATTACCCGCTGGCTCGCGGTTTGTTTCTGTATGTGAACAAGAATCCCACCGAGCCGCTGGCTCCGGTGGAGCGGGAGTTCCTGCGCCTGGTACTCTCCAAGCAGGGCCAGGAAGTCGTGGTCCGCGACGGGTACATCCCGCTGCCCGAAACCGTCGCCGCCCAGGTCCGCGCCCAAATCGGACTGTAG
- the pstA gene encoding phosphate ABC transporter permease PstA, with amino-acid sequence MNTRQWFKSGSPWIWLTGGMISLSMIMVFGLLALIAVRGLGHFWPAPVVEFEYHPDPETTIRVLGNPMRSQNVTGLVLRESGHLIPEDVDLTQRFLIKQGNRDLTGRDFYWYPEPLVSEWTTPREAMVVERREWGDFIGFLHQVKQDGVVIAEGYAGKDKLLPLVDRANELAGEINQIERYEIGGLNRQLERIRLAERGLERNVDLESAEIQRRLAELQAERDELDRQYAGINARRLDLLEQMRRDILVAESMDGRQVEIPLANVVHVHWPNDMSLVQKMGHYVTMVWGFLSGFPREANTEGGIFPAIFGTVLMVILMSIVVTPMGVLAAIYLREYAKQGPIVRLVRISVNNLAGVPSIVFGVFGLAFFVYFVGGNLDRMFYQDSLPAPTFGTPGLVWASLTLALLTLPVVIVSTEEGLARIPSTIRHGSLALGATKAETLWRTVLPLATPAMMTGLILAVARAAGEVAPLMLVGVVKLAPNLPVDGYFPYLHLERKFMHLGFHIYDVGFQSPNVEASRPLVYATALVLVLIIITLNLTAITIRNYLREKYRSESD; translated from the coding sequence ATGAATACACGTCAATGGTTCAAAAGCGGCTCTCCCTGGATTTGGCTGACCGGGGGGATGATCAGCTTAAGCATGATCATGGTCTTCGGTCTGTTGGCCTTGATCGCGGTGCGCGGGCTGGGTCACTTCTGGCCGGCCCCGGTGGTGGAGTTCGAATATCATCCCGACCCGGAGACCACGATTCGCGTGCTGGGCAACCCGATGCGTTCCCAGAATGTTACCGGATTGGTCCTGCGGGAGTCCGGGCATCTGATTCCGGAAGACGTGGACCTGACCCAGCGTTTTCTGATCAAGCAAGGCAACCGGGATCTGACCGGCCGGGATTTTTACTGGTACCCGGAGCCGCTGGTTTCCGAGTGGACCACTCCTCGGGAGGCCATGGTCGTCGAGCGTCGGGAATGGGGTGATTTCATCGGGTTTCTCCACCAGGTCAAGCAGGACGGAGTGGTGATCGCCGAAGGCTACGCCGGCAAGGATAAGCTTTTACCTCTCGTTGACCGCGCCAACGAACTGGCCGGGGAAATCAACCAGATCGAACGCTACGAGATCGGCGGGTTGAATAGGCAGCTTGAGCGGATTCGATTGGCTGAACGCGGCTTGGAGCGGAACGTGGATCTGGAGTCCGCGGAAATCCAGCGACGACTGGCCGAATTGCAGGCAGAGCGGGACGAACTGGATCGCCAGTACGCGGGAATCAACGCCCGTCGGCTGGATCTGCTGGAACAGATGCGCCGGGACATTCTGGTGGCTGAGTCCATGGATGGTCGCCAGGTGGAAATTCCCCTGGCCAACGTTGTCCACGTGCACTGGCCCAACGACATGTCCCTGGTTCAGAAAATGGGCCATTACGTGACCATGGTCTGGGGATTTCTGAGCGGCTTTCCTCGGGAAGCGAACACCGAGGGCGGGATTTTTCCGGCCATTTTCGGCACCGTGCTGATGGTCATCCTGATGTCCATCGTGGTCACGCCCATGGGCGTGCTGGCGGCCATTTACCTGCGAGAGTACGCCAAGCAGGGGCCCATAGTCCGTCTGGTGCGCATCTCGGTGAACAATCTGGCCGGGGTGCCGTCCATTGTCTTCGGGGTGTTCGGCCTGGCCTTTTTCGTCTACTTCGTGGGCGGCAACCTGGACCGGATGTTCTACCAGGACTCCCTGCCCGCACCGACCTTCGGCACGCCGGGGCTGGTCTGGGCCTCCCTGACCCTGGCCCTGTTGACCCTGCCCGTGGTCATCGTATCCACGGAAGAAGGGCTGGCCCGGATACCCAGCACCATCCGCCACGGCTCCCTGGCCCTGGGCGCGACCAAGGCCGAAACGCTCTGGCGCACGGTCCTGCCCCTGGCCACCCCGGCGATGATGACCGGGTTGATCCTGGCCGTGGCCCGGGCCGCCGGGGAGGTGGCCCCGCTGATGCTGGTGGGCGTGGTCAAACTGGCCCCGAACTTGCCGGTGGACGGGTATTTCCCGTACCTGCACCTGGAGCGCAAGTTCATGCACCTGGGTTTCCACATTTACGACGTGGGGTTCCAGAGCCCCAACGTGGAGGCCTCCCGGCCTCTGGTCTACGCCACGGCCCTGGTCCTGGTGCTGATCATCATCACCCTGAACCTGACGGCCATCACCATCCGCAATTATCTGCGAGAGAAGTACCGCAGCGAAAGCGATTAG
- the mutY gene encoding A/G-specific adenine glycosylase — MVDQQSFSRPLLDWFAGHARDLPWRRTYDPYQVWISEVMLQQTQMDRVVGYFQRWTAGFPDVRALAAAPEDKVMAAWEGLGYYTRARNLLRAARHVVENLSGILPRDHADWLALPGVGPYTAAAVCAIAHNQPHAVVDANVGRVLARVFDLDTPVRQRPTARFIAEQALTLTPPGQARNFSQALMELGALICLPRRPRCSFCPLHDVCEARRLDIVLERPVPSKAVTTIPIDVATGVLMAQGLIYIQKRLGTGVWAGLWEFPGGTIEGAETPEQTLIREYMEETGFAVNELRKLAVIRHGYTKYRVALHCYHCRLNDDQPKPPPILTAAQEYRWVRPEELNQYAFPAGHRKLIDQTFS, encoded by the coding sequence GTGGTTGATCAGCAATCGTTCTCCCGCCCGCTGCTGGACTGGTTCGCGGGCCATGCCCGGGATCTGCCCTGGAGAAGGACCTACGATCCCTACCAGGTCTGGATTTCCGAGGTCATGCTCCAGCAGACCCAGATGGATCGGGTGGTGGGCTATTTTCAGCGCTGGACCGCCGGGTTTCCGGACGTCCGCGCCCTGGCCGCGGCTCCGGAGGACAAGGTCATGGCGGCTTGGGAGGGGCTCGGCTACTATACCCGGGCGCGCAACCTGCTCCGGGCGGCCCGGCACGTGGTGGAAAATCTTTCCGGAATCCTGCCCCGGGACCATGCCGACTGGCTGGCCTTGCCCGGAGTGGGCCCGTACACTGCGGCCGCGGTCTGCGCCATCGCCCACAACCAGCCCCATGCCGTGGTGGACGCCAACGTGGGCCGGGTTCTGGCCCGTGTGTTCGACCTGGACACCCCAGTCCGGCAACGGCCCACGGCCAGGTTCATCGCCGAACAGGCCCTGACCCTGACCCCGCCGGGACAAGCCCGGAACTTCAGCCAAGCCTTGATGGAACTGGGCGCCCTGATCTGCCTGCCCCGCCGACCGCGTTGCTCCTTCTGCCCCCTGCATGACGTCTGCGAGGCCCGCCGCCTGGACATCGTCCTGGAACGCCCGGTCCCGTCCAAGGCCGTGACCACCATCCCCATCGACGTGGCCACGGGCGTGCTCATGGCCCAGGGACTGATCTACATCCAGAAGCGACTCGGAACCGGGGTCTGGGCCGGCCTGTGGGAGTTCCCCGGCGGGACCATCGAAGGCGCGGAAACCCCGGAGCAAACACTTATTCGCGAATACATGGAAGAAACCGGCTTCGCCGTGAACGAGCTACGCAAACTCGCCGTGATCCGCCACGGCTACACCAAATACCGCGTCGCCCTGCACTGCTACCACTGCCGCCTGAACGACGACCAACCCAAGCCCCCGCCCATCCTCACCGCGGCCCAGGAATACCGCTGGGTCCGCCCGGAGGAACTCAACCAATACGCCTTCCCCGCCGGCCATCGCAAACTCATTGACCAAACCTTCTCATGA
- a CDS encoding nucleotide sugar dehydrogenase has product MIKTTLLQKLTARQATIGIIGLGYVGLPLALRYLEAGYRVLGLDIDQAKVDQLLAGRSYIKHIPSAPIQDAVHAKAFDASTDFSRAREADALILCVPTPLNAHREPDLSYVLASLEEILPHLRSGQAVSLESTTYPGTTEEELRPRIEQVGQVVGRDVFLVYSPEREDPGNPNFQTRTIPKICGGSTPACLEVGLALYGQVIDHVVPVSSTRTAEAVKLMENIFRSVNIALVNELKTAFMKMGIDIFEVVRAASTKPFGYMPFYPGPGLGGHCIPIDPFYLTWKAREYDVATRFIELAGEINTSMPSFVVQRAADVLNDRAKPLKNSKILLLGLAYKADVDDDRESPTYRIMALLEQKGALVLYNDPHVPVIRPSREYAQYAGRTSSPVDGEYDLIILCTAHAEYRTLAPAELKAPVLDTRGFFPDLPGTVYRG; this is encoded by the coding sequence ATGATCAAAACCACCCTGCTGCAAAAACTGACCGCCCGCCAAGCCACCATCGGGATCATCGGCCTGGGCTATGTGGGCCTGCCCCTGGCCTTGCGATATCTGGAAGCTGGATATCGCGTCCTGGGGTTGGACATCGACCAAGCCAAAGTCGACCAGCTTTTGGCCGGCCGGAGCTACATCAAGCACATTCCCTCGGCCCCGATTCAGGATGCCGTCCATGCCAAAGCCTTCGATGCGTCCACGGATTTCTCCCGGGCTCGGGAGGCTGACGCCCTGATCTTGTGCGTGCCCACCCCCCTGAACGCACACCGAGAGCCGGATCTTTCCTACGTGCTGGCCTCCCTGGAGGAGATTCTGCCGCACCTGCGATCCGGGCAGGCCGTGTCCCTGGAGTCCACCACCTATCCCGGAACCACGGAGGAGGAACTGCGGCCGCGCATTGAACAGGTCGGGCAGGTCGTGGGCCGGGACGTGTTCCTGGTTTACTCCCCGGAGCGCGAAGACCCGGGCAACCCGAACTTTCAGACCCGGACTATCCCCAAGATTTGCGGCGGCAGCACCCCGGCCTGTCTTGAGGTGGGCTTGGCCCTGTACGGACAGGTCATCGACCATGTCGTGCCGGTGTCCTCCACACGCACCGCAGAGGCCGTTAAGCTGATGGAGAACATCTTTCGCAGCGTGAACATCGCCCTGGTCAACGAACTGAAGACGGCCTTCATGAAAATGGGCATTGACATTTTCGAGGTCGTCCGGGCCGCCTCCACCAAGCCTTTCGGCTACATGCCCTTCTACCCCGGTCCCGGTCTCGGCGGGCATTGCATTCCCATCGATCCGTTCTACCTGACTTGGAAGGCTCGTGAGTACGACGTGGCCACCCGATTCATCGAATTGGCCGGGGAGATCAACACCTCCATGCCCTCCTTCGTGGTCCAACGGGCCGCGGACGTGCTCAACGACCGAGCCAAACCGCTTAAAAACTCTAAAATTCTTCTCCTGGGTCTGGCCTACAAGGCCGATGTGGACGACGACCGCGAGTCCCCCACCTATCGGATCATGGCCTTGCTGGAGCAAAAGGGCGCCTTGGTTCTCTATAACGACCCCCATGTACCGGTCATTCGTCCCAGCCGGGAATACGCCCAATACGCCGGACGTACGTCCAGTCCCGTGGACGGGGAGTACGATCTGATCATCCTGTGCACCGCCCACGCGGAGTACAGGACCCTCGCCCCGGCCGAACTGAAAGCCCCGGTCTTGGACACCAGGGGCTTTTTTCCGGATTTACCGGGAACGGTGTACCGGGGGTGA
- a CDS encoding beta-ketoacyl synthase N-terminal-like domain-containing protein — protein sequence MRETSLHTNFLAFPPPLAVSGIGVVGGFGVGLGELRLAVEGKRSPVVGGPEFQGGQGMESVPAFQADLTALDEFVPKRSLRRVDRLSRLALLGASLALRDAGLSGPGSLDSQNERTGVIVATGYGAAATTFAFLDSVIHDGDACASPTHFSNSVHNAAAAHISILLKITGPCLTVSQFELSTVSALLTAGQWLAEGRVDRVLFGAVDEHCPVRGYCWSRFFGPQAAGQPVMPLELDRQTAVLGEGAAFFVLERSEPGRSGAYGHVVNVGMGREDHQNFDGFFDGSPSKPDSPGTLLLLGADGHKATGFRYRHVLEAAGRNPLAIAACAPAYGSLPIGQAFDLAVAGMAIREGCLSFADHMRHDNRYSGALREVSRVACLKYGSGGEYGTIVLAGL from the coding sequence ATGCGTGAAACGTCATTACACACGAATTTTCTTGCTTTCCCGCCGCCTCTTGCCGTTTCGGGCATCGGGGTTGTCGGCGGATTCGGGGTCGGGTTGGGTGAGTTGCGGCTGGCCGTGGAGGGGAAACGGTCACCGGTGGTCGGTGGGCCCGAATTCCAGGGGGGGCAGGGGATGGAAAGCGTCCCGGCATTTCAGGCCGATCTGACGGCCCTTGACGAGTTCGTTCCCAAGCGGTCCCTGCGCCGCGTGGATCGCCTCTCCCGTCTGGCTCTGCTGGGTGCGAGCCTGGCCTTGCGGGACGCGGGGCTTTCCGGGCCCGGATCATTGGATAGCCAAAATGAAAGGACCGGCGTCATCGTGGCCACGGGCTACGGCGCGGCGGCCACCACCTTCGCCTTCCTCGACTCCGTGATTCACGACGGCGACGCCTGCGCTTCGCCGACCCATTTTTCCAACTCCGTGCACAACGCCGCGGCGGCCCATATCTCCATTCTGCTGAAGATCACCGGTCCCTGCCTGACAGTCAGCCAGTTCGAGCTGTCCACGGTATCGGCTCTGCTCACGGCCGGGCAATGGCTGGCGGAAGGCCGGGTGGACAGGGTGCTTTTCGGGGCCGTGGATGAGCACTGCCCGGTGCGCGGATATTGCTGGTCGCGTTTTTTCGGGCCGCAAGCTGCCGGTCAGCCTGTCATGCCCCTGGAGCTTGACCGGCAAACCGCCGTCCTGGGCGAGGGGGCGGCCTTTTTCGTGCTTGAGCGATCAGAGCCCGGCCGTTCGGGCGCGTACGGTCATGTTGTGAATGTCGGCATGGGCCGTGAGGACCATCAAAACTTTGATGGTTTTTTCGATGGATCGCCAAGCAAGCCGGACTCTCCGGGGACACTCCTGCTTTTGGGGGCTGACGGACACAAGGCCACCGGGTTCCGGTACCGGCATGTTCTGGAAGCGGCAGGGCGAAACCCTTTGGCAATCGCGGCTTGCGCCCCGGCCTACGGCAGTCTGCCCATTGGCCAGGCTTTTGATCTCGCCGTCGCCGGCATGGCCATCCGGGAGGGATGCCTGTCCTTCGCGGACCACATGCGGCACGATAATCGGTATTCTGGAGCGCTTCGGGAAGTTTCCCGGGTCGCCTGCCTCAAGTATGGATCAGGAGGGGAATATGGGACGATTGTCCTGGCTGGTTTGTGA
- a CDS encoding ABC transporter permease subunit codes for MKNGSSSSTPTHDLDKLFGAMPDATARASLRKYRTTKDVSAKYFISAGGMGVVLALALIFIFLFIELVPIFAPAKIETNTAYVVPGGPEERTLLLDMDRYQEVGVRYRGNGEVLFFELATGMPMEKVVVPVPEGVEIRSFGEGEPRSNLVVLGLSDGTAILVRHEFELDWTGNVRTIVPKLSFPFGSEPVPVDPSNRPLRRIAVQRAAAGTAVATVTDDDRVLLVQLATRTSFLTGETVVTTTKHDLGPAPGEVVDVLISSNMINLFLADAHGKLHYYDLRQPSQAGPAHSLEVVPDASVSITAVDFLLGTVSLIVGRSDGTLSQYFLVRNEQNEYFITHVRDFDRHAAPITILATEYTRKGFAAADATGVVGLHYPTSQRTLLLKPVADSPIRTLAFSPTNAALLALDETQNLHLLDVDNPHPEYSFSALWQKVWYEGRAAPDYVWQSSSASDEFESKFSQMPLTLGTLKASFYAMLIAMPLSVLGAIYAAYFMSPKLRAVVKPSIEVMEALPTVILGFLAGLWLAPFVESNLPAVFSIVVFMPLMMLLTAFSWSRLPLRIRLLVPDGWEAAMLVPIILVFGWVCVTLSPHIEIWFFDGSARQWLTDVGITYDQRNALVVGLAMGFAVIPTIFSIAEDAIFNVPKHLTQGSLALGATPWQTVTRVVLLTASPGIFSAIMIGFGRAVGETMIVLMATGNSPVMNFNIFEGMRTLSANIAVELPETAVGSTHYRILFLAALVLFVLTFIVNTAAEIVRQRLRKKYSSL; via the coding sequence ATGAAAAACGGCTCATCTTCTTCAACTCCCACGCATGACCTGGACAAGCTGTTCGGGGCCATGCCCGACGCCACGGCCCGCGCCTCGTTGCGGAAATACCGGACGACCAAGGACGTTTCCGCCAAATATTTCATCAGTGCCGGTGGAATGGGCGTGGTTTTGGCCCTGGCCCTGATCTTCATCTTCTTGTTCATCGAACTGGTCCCGATTTTCGCTCCGGCCAAGATCGAGACGAATACCGCGTATGTCGTCCCCGGAGGGCCGGAGGAACGCACGTTGTTGCTGGATATGGATCGGTACCAGGAAGTCGGTGTCCGGTATCGCGGCAACGGCGAGGTGCTTTTTTTCGAGCTGGCCACCGGTATGCCCATGGAGAAGGTCGTTGTTCCGGTACCGGAAGGCGTTGAGATCCGTTCCTTCGGTGAGGGGGAACCGCGTTCCAATCTCGTTGTTTTGGGGCTTTCGGACGGCACGGCCATCCTGGTCCGCCATGAGTTCGAGCTGGACTGGACCGGCAATGTCCGGACCATTGTTCCCAAATTGAGCTTTCCATTCGGCAGCGAACCCGTCCCGGTGGATCCCTCGAATCGTCCACTGCGCCGCATTGCCGTGCAGCGGGCTGCCGCCGGAACGGCCGTGGCAACGGTGACGGACGACGACCGGGTGCTCCTGGTTCAGCTCGCCACCCGGACGTCCTTCCTGACCGGAGAGACCGTGGTCACCACCACCAAGCACGATCTGGGGCCGGCACCGGGCGAGGTCGTGGACGTGCTGATCTCCTCGAACATGATCAATTTGTTCCTGGCCGATGCGCACGGCAAGCTGCACTATTACGATCTGCGTCAACCGTCTCAGGCCGGACCGGCACACAGTCTGGAGGTGGTTCCGGACGCATCCGTGTCCATCACCGCCGTGGACTTCCTGCTTGGTACGGTTTCCCTCATCGTCGGCCGGTCCGACGGAACCTTGAGCCAATATTTTTTGGTCCGGAATGAACAGAACGAATACTTCATCACGCACGTTCGGGATTTTGACCGTCATGCCGCCCCGATCACCATCCTGGCCACGGAGTACACTCGCAAGGGGTTTGCCGCGGCGGACGCCACCGGGGTCGTGGGACTGCACTATCCCACCTCCCAGCGGACCCTGCTGCTGAAACCCGTGGCGGACTCGCCCATCCGGACTTTGGCCTTTTCCCCGACCAACGCGGCTCTGTTGGCCCTGGACGAGACTCAGAATTTGCACCTGCTGGATGTGGACAATCCGCACCCCGAGTACTCGTTCAGCGCCTTGTGGCAAAAAGTCTGGTATGAAGGCCGGGCCGCACCGGACTATGTCTGGCAGTCCTCGTCGGCTTCGGACGAGTTCGAGTCCAAGTTCAGCCAGATGCCCCTGACCCTGGGCACGCTCAAGGCCTCGTTCTACGCCATGCTCATCGCCATGCCCCTATCCGTGCTCGGGGCGATCTACGCGGCATATTTCATGAGCCCCAAGCTGCGGGCCGTTGTCAAACCGTCCATCGAAGTCATGGAGGCCCTGCCCACGGTCATTCTCGGTTTTTTGGCCGGGTTGTGGCTGGCGCCGTTCGTGGAGAGCAACCTGCCTGCCGTCTTTTCCATCGTGGTCTTCATGCCTCTGATGATGCTGCTGACCGCCTTTTCCTGGAGCAGGTTGCCCCTTCGCATCCGCCTGCTGGTTCCGGACGGCTGGGAAGCGGCCATGCTCGTACCCATAATTCTGGTCTTCGGGTGGGTCTGCGTCACGCTCAGCCCGCACATTGAAATCTGGTTCTTCGACGGCAGCGCCAGGCAATGGCTGACGGATGTGGGCATCACCTACGACCAACGCAACGCCCTGGTGGTTGGGCTGGCCATGGGTTTCGCGGTCATTCCGACCATTTTCTCCATAGCCGAGGACGCCATCTTCAATGTGCCCAAACATCTGACCCAGGGTTCCCTGGCCTTGGGGGCCACTCCCTGGCAGACCGTGACCCGTGTGGTCCTGCTCACCGCCAGTCCGGGAATATTTTCGGCGATCATGATCGGTTTCGGCCGGGCCGTGGGCGAGACCATGATCGTGCTCATGGCCACGGGCAACAGTCCAGTGATGAACTTCAATATCTTCGAGGGTATGCGCACCCTGTCCGCGAACATCGCCGTGGAACTGCCGGAAACAGCCGTGGGCAGCACGCACTACCGGATTCTGTTCTTGGCGGCCCTGGTGCTTTTTGTGCTCACGTTCATTGTGAACACGGCCGCGGAGATTGTCCGCCAGCGGCTGCGCAAGAAGTATAGTTCGCTGTAG